The nucleotide window TGATTGGGGCAGCGCTCCGAGTATTGTCGAGGATATCCTCAGTCGCCTTGGTGCTAGTGACGTGATGACAGTTGCGAATGATGACGCGGTATCCGTTGACACAAAATGGTGGAATTTCACTTTTGACGGAAAACGATTCAGAGTGGTTTATGAAGAATATCCGCGAAGCCTCTCGATAGAGCCTATGGAAAAGTTGGATTCTACGGTTTTGGCTGAGATTTCACGGTTGCTTTTGGTGGAAAAATAATATTTCTTTGCTTTTCAATGTTTTGTAAATTAATTGAAAATTTGTTTTTAGTGTTTGATGGTGATTTTTTGTTGGGTTGGTTGAATCTGTTTAATTAAGATTAATCAATTTTTAGCGAATTTATGGTGGTTGAACCGCACCGGGAATCGTGGAGGCTGGTTGGTTTAAGTTAATGCGGACACGTCAGCGGCATTTCTGAGTTGCCTGTAGTAGTTTGCCTCAGCTTCAGCAGGCGGGATATAGCCGAGCGGTTCCATCAGCCGATGATGGTTGTACCAGGCGACCCATTCCAGCGTTGCCAGTTCGACGGATTCCCTCGTTTTCCAAGGGGCGCGCCGATGAATCAGTTCCGTCTTGTACAGGCCGTTGATCGTCTCGGCCAGCGCATTGTCGTAGCTGTCGCCCCGGCAGCCGACCGACGGCTCGATGCCGGCCTCAGCCAGCCGTTCGCTGTAGCGGATGCTGACGTATTGAGACCCTCTGTCGGAATGATGAATCAAAGTCCCGTCCTCACCCGGTTGGCGGGCGTACAGCGCTTGTTCAAGTGCATCCAGAACGAAGTCCGTGGTCATCGACGAGCTGACGCGCCAGCCAACAATACGGCGGGCAAACACGTCGATCACGAATGCCACGTACAGCCAGCCTTGCCATGTCGAGACATACGTGAAATCCGACACCCAGAGCTGATTCGGTCGGTCAGCCTTGAACTGCCGGTTGACTCGGTCCAGCGGGCGCGGCGCGGTCACCTCGGGAATCGTCGTGCGAACACGCTTACCGCGAACTGCGCCACGCAAGCCCTGCAGTTTCATCAACCGTCCGACCGTGCAGCGTGCCACTGCAATGCCTTCCCGGTTCATCTGCTTCCAGACCTTCGGCACGCCGTAGACCTGCATGTTGGCCTGCCAGACACGCTTGATCTCCGGTTGCAAAAGCTCATCGCGTTTCGCGCGGGCGCAGCGCTTCGACGGATCGCGAAGTTGTGCTGCATGGCGTCGGTAGCCCGACGGGGCAATCCGCAAGACCTTGCAGATCGGCTCGACCCCGAAGGTGTCGCGATGCTGATCAATGAAGGCCTTCAGGACTTGAAACGGCGGTCGAGCTCCGCCTGGGCGAAAAACGCGCTCGCCAGTTTGAGAATCTCATTGGTCCGGCGCAGTTCCTTGACCTCGCGCTCCAAGGCCTTGATGCGTTCACGCTCGGCCGTACTCACGCCATCGCGCTCTCCACGGTCGACCTCGTCGCGCTTAACCCAATCCAACAGCGTCTGCGGCGTGCAGCCGATCATCGGCGCAATCGATTCGACTGCCGCCCACATCGAAGGATGCTCGCTACGCTGCTCGCGTACCAGGCGCACTGCGCGCTCTCGGACTTCCGGGGAAAACTTGCTTGGCTTCTTGTTCATTGCTCCATTCTCTCAAGAGTTGGAGCCTCCACAAAATCCGGTGCGATTCATGGTGCCCATGGATGGTTGGCCGGAGCAAGCCAAGGCGCGAATTCCGATCTCGTGAGCTATGGATCCAGTCCTAAGGTCGGTGACTTTCGTGTCGGTTCCTCCGTCTCCGCGAGTGCCATGCTTGGTCCTCTGGCCGGACAGTTCGGAGGTGGTGCAGGTCTTTTCTCTAACATTCAAGGAACGCCCATCACAGGGGGTACTGGCAGACCAAGGGGGTGGCTGCAATTGGACCGAATGTCGGCGTTGGAGCCGAAATTAAATTCAATATCATAGAGTTTACTTATAAGGGGAGGTAGTTGATTGATGATGAATGCGAGCGTTGGGCGGTTTAATGTTATTAGGCGCCTCATAATTGCTATTATGGTTTTTGGATTTATTGGTTTTTTGGGATTTAAATTATTGCCGAAGTGGCTGGAATATATAACGATATTTTATGTTTTATTTTTTGTGGCGATTTTGTTTTTATTGATTTCGAAGTTTTACAGGTGCCCATATTGCAATTCTATACCGCGAGGACATCCGATTCCGTATGTGGATCTGGCTCCGGAAAGCTGCAAGGTATGCGGCCGATCATTGAGGGTGGACGATCAAGGTGATTCTTCTGACTGTGCGTGATAAATAGTGAGGTAACGGACGATTTTATATCCGCGTCGCTGTCGAGGTCCAACGGCGACGCCAACTCGGATTCGACTTTCCAGAACAACTCTGATATCAACGCGAGCAATACGGCGGTGATCGTGAGTGAAGGCACCATCACGCTGACGAACGGCGCGAACCAGACGCAGGATCTGGCGAGCCTGAATCGCGATACGTCGAATCTGAATGAAACGGTGAACCGCACACCGGATTTGCAGAACCTGCTTAACGATCAGTCACGCTTGATGGCAGCGGCGACGGCGGCTGGGGAAGCGGTGGCGCGGGATATTGGGACGTATGCGGACAAGAAGCGAGAAGCGGCGCTAAAGATGGCCGACGCCACGACCGATCCGGAGTTGAAGGCGCAGTATCAGAAGGAAGCGGACGACTGGAAGGAGGGCGGCGACTACCGTGCGGCAATGCACGCCGCTGGCGGCGCGATCATCGCGGGCTTGGGAGGCGGCAATGCGCTTGGCGGTGCGTTAGGTGCGGGGCTGACATCGAAGCTCGGCGGGACACTGAACGAACTGAGCGAGAATATTCAGAAGGCCCGTCCGACGGGAAATACCGACATCGATCAGGCGTTGGCGCAGATTGTGGCGACGGGCGTTGGTACTGCGGTGGGGGCAGCGGTTGGTGGTGGTTCGGGAGCGTTTGCTGGATATAACGTTGATCGGTTTAACCGGCAGTTGCATCCCGATGAGCGGACGTGGGCCAAAGACAACGCGAAAAGTTTCGCAGAGTTCTACGAGAGAACCACAGGAAAGGCCATAAGCCAGGGCCAAGCGGAAAACATGCTTTTGGCGAACGGCTATCGTCTTGTCGATGAAATCGCAAGCAAAGGTCCGGGCGGTGATCCGGTTGCTATCGCATACATAAATCAGGTTGCCACAGGATTGTTCCAGACAACTTCCGAAGAATTTCGGAAGCCACTTATGAATGGGAATCGGGACGGCTCGCCCACTCCTGAGCAACTCGCCCTACCCGCAGCCAGAGGGAATCCGGCGCTAGGTCTGACTGTTGTTGCTGGGGTGCTAACTGCAGGGGTCGCACCCGAGATTGCCGCGGGCGTTGTTGCGGCGTCGAGGGTATGTGCGACAAACATCGTTCTATGCATGAATCAGATTGGCATCGGCTCGGGTGAGCTCTTTGCCAGTTCTGCAATGCCGGCAGGAACTGGTGCAGCAGTTGCGATGGCAGCCAAAATCAACAACTTTTACCGAGACGGCGCTGCGCCAGAGCTCTTGCAGCAGGCATATAGGCAGGCAGCAGTAAGTTCAACGCATAATGCCGCATCGTCGGAAGTGGTACTAGGAAAGTACATCGCCGGAAGTGAGAGCTCGTATGAGGCTGTAGCTGCGTCGAGAGGTTCGACGTATTTTTCCATGTCAGACTGGAACGCCGTCCAAGGACAGATGGGGGCGGATAAGATGTGGAACATAAATCGGGCTTTCCTTGACCAGCAGATGGCACAAGGCAAGAATTTCGTCTTTACATTGGACCCAAGATCTGTAAGCGAGTTGTCATACACGGCGAAGGAGTACGATTATCTCCAGAGAAATGGGTATGTATTGCAAGAAGGGACAGGAGGGTTGTTTCATGCAATTAAAAAATGATGCGGAAAGTCTAGATCTCGTTGATCAATGCGTGATTGATTACTATCGATCTAAAGGTCGATACGTGAAGAATTTCCTTAGATCAAGGAATGACGAGTGGGGGACTCTGTACTCCCATTACCTTGTGGATCGAAAAACAGTTGTTCGCGTATCTCTCGGTCAGGATAGAGGTATTTTTCTGACTGGAATTCAAATTGGCATTGGTCCTCACTATTTTTCTCCTTCGGAATTTTGGTCTTTTGAGGATGCGGATAGGTTCAGAATGGAGGCGAGCGTGGAATCGGTTTTGGTAAATTTATCTGCTTTGGATGATTTTATATTGTGAGTAATATTTTTAATGTTTGTGTGAGGGGAATTTAAAAATACTCTTCGATTTAACTGGATTCCGAGTAACGACTAAGAGCAATTCGAGTCGTGTCACATTTGAGGAAATCTTTGTACTGGGCCGCCTCTCCCCCGGATGAAGCTGCGCCAAAAGAATTGATCCAGCGGTAACACGCATGCGCGTTGGATCGACACGCTGGCGCCGTTGCCTATAGTGCACTCGCCGTTGCTGCCGGAGGACGGCCGGTGAAACTGGTTTGTGAAGTTCTCGGCGTGTCGCGCTCGAATGTAATGGCACTGACCTGCCGAATATTTTTTTACCAAGGGTGTCTAGGGAGTTGGGGGCGGTGGTTGCACTACGCTCGCTAATCGGGGGCGGCGTCACCGTTGCTGGTAACACGGACTTGAAGAGCGCGTACATCGCGAGCACAGCGGATCCGTGGAAGAACCAACTGACGACAGGCACGCTGACGTTCTCCGACATCCAGAACCATTCCGACTACAGCGCGAACAGCTTTGGCTTTGGCGGCGGGCGTGACCTGTCCGTGAAATTTCGTACCAATGGAATCTAGAGATAATGGCTCCTCAGCTCAGACGAGGAGTTGGTATGAAGAAAAGCCGGTACAGCGACGAGCAGATCGTGCGAATTCTGCGCGAAGCGGATCGAGATACGATCCCTGAGGTGGCCAAGCGCAATGGCGTGAGCGAGGCGTCGATTTACGCCTGGCGCAAACGGTTCGGCGAGATGGTGAGCGACGACGTCAAGCGCCTCAAGACGCTTGAGGCGGAGAATCCCCGGCTGAAGCTGCTGCTGGCGGAGTCGCTGCTTGTCAACGCCGGTTTAAATCTGACCCACCTTCCGGCGTATCGCCGAAGTAAATCTGACCCACCCAGGCTCCGTGTCACGCGGCGGCTTTCGCGCCTGCGCGTGTAGTTTGTCCAGCTTTCCGTTTGTCCTTCAGCCGATAGCTTTCGCCTGCAATCTGCACGATGTGCGCGTGATGCAGCAGCCGGTCGAGCATCGCCGCAGTCAGCGTCTGGTCGTCGGCAAATGCCGTGGCCCACTGCGTAAATGGCAGGTTGCTCGTCAGCACGATGGCTCCGCGCTCGTATCGCTTGGCCACCACGTTAAAAAACAGATTGGCTTCCTCGCGTCCAAACGGCAGGTAGCCGATTTCATCGATAACCAGCAGCTTCGGGCCAACCACGGCGCGGTTAAAAAACTCCCGCAGCCGGTTCTGCTGCCGGGCTGTGGCCAACTGCATCATCAAGTCGGCGGCGGTCGTGAAGCGCGTCTTGATTCCTGCCTGTGTCGCCCGATACGCCAGGGCGCAGGCGATGTGCGTTTTGCCCACGCCAGATGGCCCGAGCAGCACGACATTCTCGGCCCGTTCGATAAACGCCAGCCCGGCCAGCTCCTGGATTTGGGCTCGCGGTGCGCCGCTGGCGAAGCCAAAGTCGTATTGCTCCAGCGTCTTGATGCCCGGCAGGGAGGCCATCTTGGTCAGCGTCTGGCGCTTGCGTTCCTCTCGGGCATCCCGTTCGGTCAGCAGTAGCTGTTCGAGGAAGTCGGCGTGACTGGCATCAGCGTTGGCAGCGTTCTGGGCCAGCACGCTCCAGTCGTTCCCGATGCGGTCCAGTTTCAGTTCGTCGCACAGCCCTGCAATGCGTTCATGCTGGAGATTCATGCTGCCACCTCCAGCAAGGCGTCGTAGACCGACAGCGGATGCTGCAGGCTTTCGCTCGGCAGCACTCGCTTAAGCCGCGTCGGTACCGGGGCTGTAATCGAGGTCGACACCGGCAACGGCAGCAGTGCCGCTTGCTCTAACGGCAGTCGAACCGACGGTTTCTCTTTCGTCGTGGCATGCACCCGGACATTCGCCACCTCGGCCAGCCAGCGGCCAATATGGCCGTTAGCCGCCTCGACATCCAGCTTCAGGCCAGATTGCTTGAGCGTCGCCGCCAGCGGCACCACGAAGCTCTGCTTCAGATACCGGTTGAAGCGCTCGACCTTGCCCTTGGTCTTGGCTGGAGTTGCCCCTGTAACTCAGGACACGTGGACACCGTTAGGTTGATGACGCCGCTGCTCGCCTGAACTCGCGAGGCGAGCGGTATTTCAGGGCTTTGTGCGGGTGGCGCTCATTGTAATGTTCAAACGCAATGGCCAGACGCGAGAGCGCCGTTGGCGCGTCGGGCTTGTCCATATAGGCGTCGTAATTGTGCTTCATGGTCTTCACGAACGATTCAGCCATGCCATTGCTCTGCGGCGAACGTACGGGCGTGGTCAGCGGCTCCAGGCCCAGCTCGCGCGCGAAGCTGCGCGTGCGATGGTCGATGTAGGCCGAGCCGTTGTCCGTCAGCCATTCGATGGCCTGCGCCGTCTGCGTGGTGCCGAAGCGCTGCTCGACGGCCGCCAGCATCACGTCGCGCACCACGTCGCCGCTATGCCCGCCGGTCGTAGCAGCCCAGCTAATCGCTTCCCGGTCACAGCAATCCAGTGCGAACGTCACGCGCAGCGGCGTGCCATCGTCGCACCGGAACTCGAAGCCGTCCGAGCACCAGCGGGTATTGCTCCTATCCACGGCCACGCGACCGTCGTGCCGCCGCTTGTCTCGCCGCACGCCGGGACGACGCAGCAACAAATGGTGCTCACGCATGACCCGATACACGCGCTTGTGGTTGATGCACGGTGCGCCGACCATCTCGCGACTGCGGCGCAGCAGCGCCCAGATGCGCCGGTAGCCGTAGGTTGGCAGATGCGCCACGTGGCCATGGATTTCCTCGACCAGTTCCGTGTCGTCGGTGGGCTTGGCACGGCGACCGTCTTGCCAGTCAGACGAACGAGCCTGCTTCACTGCCACAACAGAGCGCGCCACGCCGAGAACTTCGCAGACCGTTTTCAATGGTCGTCCCCCGGCAGCAAGGGCGAGCGCGCAATCAGGTTTTTTGAACGGCCCCATTCCACGGCTTCCTTCAGGATTTCGACTTCCATTGTCTTTTTCCCGAGCAGCCGTTGCAGCTCCTTGATTTCCTTGATGGCTGCAGCCAACTCCGATGCGGGCACTACGGTTTCTCCCGCTTTCACCGCCGCCAGACTGCCTTCCTGGTATTGCTTGCGCCAGCCGAACACTTGGTTCGGGTTCACGCCGTGCCGCCGGGCCACGGCTGACACCGATGCTCCCGGTGCCAGCGTCTCCTGCACGATGGCGATTTTTTCCTGCGCCGTGCGCCGCCGACGGCGCTCCGGCTCGGTCAGAATTTCGATGGGTTCCACGTAATGACTAGGCTTACTGATAGGCACAAGACTATCCGTTATTTTAAGAGAGTCCTTGTGTCCTCAGATACGTGGGGCCGCTCCATTGGCACGGTACGGCCTGCATACCTTCGGCGTAAATCCATACGTTTCCGCCAGCGCCAACATCTCGCCGTTCCAGCGATGATGACCGTCGCCGTAAGCATCGCGTTCGACGATGACCGACTTGGCGTTATCGAACAGCACATGCTCGGGCGTGCCGCCGAAGTAGACGAAGGCTTCTCGCAGACACTGGCACAACGTCGTGGCATCCTCGCCGCTCGTGAAACGCACGTACGTCGCCCGGCTGTAGCCCAGCGTGGCGACCAGCGCCAGCAACGGCGACCTGCCGCGTCGGATCGTGGTGAAGTCGGCTTGCATCTGTCGGCCTGGCGGCGTCTCGAAGCGCACGACCGGTTCCGGCTCCGCGTCCCTGTATGGCGCGAGGAACACCTTGAGTTGGCTGATACCGCCGTCGTAGCCTTCTTCCCGCAACTCGCGCAGCAACACCGTTGCCGGAATCCAGTGCGGCCGCGCCGCCTCGATTCGCCCAAGCAGGTACGCCTTGAACGGGTCCAGTTTGGTTGGCCGAGGCTCTCGCCCCTTATACCGGCTAGCCTTCTGGTCGCGCAGATATCGTCGGACCGTGTTCCGCGAGACACCCATCTGCCTCGCTATCTCCCGCACCGGCGCTCCGCGCCTTGCCAATACCTTGATTTCCACTGCTTGCTCCTGAGTCAGCATCGGCGGCAAAAGCCGCCATCCTCTCCCAGGTGGGTCAGATTCACTTCGGCGGGTGGGTCAGTTTTACATCGGCGCTAACAAGTATTTACGGGGAACGCGATTAGATCCGGTCAATCGCTTCCAAAGATGGTTCAACTTGGCATAAACGACGAGTTGATTCGAATTGTTCCTGTTGGGGATAATGCTGGAATTAGCTCGTTCTATATGTCGAGAGTGCAATATGATCTGCTTGTTAGCCAAGGCGCGAGCGCAACTTCGATAGCGAATTCCCTGGGTTTGCCTGCCTCAAGTTTGGCAAGCGGGAGCGTAAGAGGGTTTCAAGCGTTCTCGATTCAACCGAAGCCGGGGGTTTTGGCGACCGCTTACCAAAGCACCATCGCACCCGTCAGTCAAGGGCAATTCACAGCTTCGGGTGGGATGACGCAGTATGTTGTCCCTAACCTTGGGAATTTCACGTCGCCCGTGGCCATCCCGGGTGGAATTTTTCGCTAGGAGCTGTGAATGGATGAGTTATTGAAATATCTCAATATTAAGATTGAAATTGCGGAAAAATTGGCTGTAAAGATAGGTGAAAAAGACGAAAATATAAAAAATATTTATGAAGAGAGACTTAAATGTATTTTTGAGGATATTAAGCAAAAAAGAATAAATTTACCTAGCGATTTGTTATTTGGCTATTGGTACTACTTCAGCCCGGAGGGTCCATGGGGGGTGTGGAATAAGTATCCGGATTTGGTGGAATCAATATCGGAAATTATTAACTTACTTTGGCTTAAGGGGGGTGATGATTTCCACGCGTACTGTCGACGCAATAAAATTGATATTCGTTAGTCGAGTGTGCGAGCAATGATGTTTCGCTAGTGAACGAGGCACGCGTCGTCGTATCGGAACTACCGCAGAGCGATATACACGTCGGTCAGCGGCGGCGATCTGAACATCGCCAGCGTGCAAGACACGAGCGAGAGTTCGGCACATCAGGAGAGTATGGGTGGCGGGTTCAGCGCGAGCATGGGTGGCGCGTCGGGGAGCTTCAGCTATTCGCGCGGTAACGCTAGCGGCAACTACGCAGGTGTGGTTGAGCAATCTGGGATTCAGGCCGGGGCTGGTGGGTTCGACGTCGACGTCAAGGGCAATACGGATCTGAAGGGCGCATACATCGCCAGTACGGCAGACCCGTCGAAGAACCAACTCACGACGGGAACGTTGACGTACTCCGACATCCAGAACCATTCCGACTACAGCGCGAACAGCTTTGGCTTTGGCGGCGGGAGCACGTTCGGCAACGGGGGCGCCAACGAGCGGACGACGGGACCGAGTTCGGGCAAGAACACGGGCGGCATTGCACCGATGCTGCCGCAGTCCGAGAGCGGCAGCGAGCGTGGCGTGACCCGCAGCGGTGTGAGTGAAGGCACCATCACGCTGACGAACGGCGCGAACCAGACGCAGGATCTGGCGAGCCTGAATCGCGATACGTCGAATCTGAACGAAACGGTGAACCGAACGCCGGATTTGCAGAACCTGCTTAACGATCAGTCACGCTTGATGGCAGCGGCGACGGCGGCCGGGGAAGCGGTGGCGCGCGATATCGGGACGTATGCAGATAAGAAGCGAGAAGCGGCGCAAAGGCTGGCCGACGCCACGACCGATCCGGAGTTGAAGGCGCAGTATCAGAAGGAAGCGGATGACTGGAAGGAGGGCGGCGACTTCCGTGCGCAATGCACGCCGCTGGTGGCGCAATAATTGCAGGCT belongs to Pandoraea pnomenusa and includes:
- a CDS encoding IS3 family transposase (programmed frameshift); its protein translation is MEILTEPERRRRRTAQEKIAIVQETLAPGASVSAVARRHGVNPNQVFGWRKQYQEGSLAAVKAGETVVPASELAAAIKEIKELQRLLGKKTMEVEILKEAVEWGRFKKPDCALALAAGGRPLKTVCEVLGVARSVVAVKQARSSDWQDGRRAKPTDDTELVEEIHGHVAHLPTYGYRRIWALLRRSREMVGAPCINHKRVYRVMREHHLLLRRPGVRRDKRRHDGRVAVDRSNTRWCSDGFEFRCDDGTPLRVTFALDCCDREAISWAATTGGHSGDVVRDVMLAAVEQRFGTTQTAQAIEWLTDNGSAYIDHRTRSFARELGLEPLTTPVRSPQSNGMAESFVKTMKHNYDAYMDKPDAPTALSRLAIAFEHYNERHPHKALKYRSPREFRRAAASST
- a CDS encoding DUF3630 family protein translates to MKTTLETSPTGFRYISVQERVDWGSAPSIVEDILSRLGASDVMTVANDDAVSVDTKWWNFTFDGKRFRVVYEEYPRSLSIEPMEKLDSTVLAEISRLLLVEK
- a CDS encoding IS3 family transposase (programmed frameshift) yields the protein MNKKPSKFSPEVRERAVRLVREQRSEHPSMWAAVESIAPMIGCTPQTLLDWVKRDEVDRGERDGVSTAERERIKALEREVKELRRTNEILKLASAFFGPGGARPPFQVLKAFIDQHRDTFGVEPICKVLRIAPSGYRRHAAQLRDPSKRCARAKRDELLQPEIKRVWQANMQVYGVPKVWKQMNREGIAVARCTVGRLMKLQGLRGAVRGKRVRTTIPEVTAPRPLDRVNRQFKADRPNQLWVSDFTYVSTWQGWLYVAFVIDVFARRIVGWRVSSSMTTDFVLDALEQALYARQPGEDGTLIHHSDRGSQYVSIRYSERLAEAGIEPSVGCRGDSYDNALAETINGLYKTELIHRRAPWKTRESVELATLEWVAWYNHHRLMEPLGYIPPAEAEANYYRQLRNAADVSALT
- the istB gene encoding IS21-like element helper ATPase IstB, coding for MNLQHERIAGLCDELKLDRIGNDWSVLAQNAANADASHADFLEQLLLTERDAREERKRQTLTKMASLPGIKTLEQYDFGFASGAPRAQIQELAGLAFIERAENVVLLGPSGVGKTHIACALAYRATQAGIKTRFTTAADLMMQLATARQQNRLREFFNRAVVGPKLLVIDEIGYLPFGREEANLFFNVVAKRYERGAIVLTSNLPFTQWATAFADDQTLTAAMLDRLLHHAHIVQIAGESYRLKDKRKAGQTTRAGAKAAA